Proteins encoded within one genomic window of Bacillus sp. 1NLA3E:
- the pepF gene encoding oligoendopeptidase F encodes MKNYQSREEVPVIEKWNLEDIYSDVSKWEEDLAQIEKMAAKLKEYDGAIKDGKSLYQYLKQREELSYKFNHVYAYSMLMVDQDTRNTASQSLLDRTKGLSVKVSASNSFFMPYLLSLDEENLKGYITAEEGLKYFEEDLIDSFRYKKHVLNKDQEGILSQLGEALSAPSNTYGMINNADIKFGEVTNENGEKVELTRGMYSKLIEDEDRRIRREAYKAYYKPYLESKNTIASTLSAAIKNNVTLARIRQYPSALEKALFGDKVPKEVYENLIASTKDNITSLHLYSKIRKEKLQIDELHQYDMSVPLVQGVKMVISYEEAFDTMLKGLAPLGVDYINILKEFKANRYIDVRETPGKRSGAYNLGIYGVHPYILLNHQDDLDSLFTLVHECGHGVHSRLSSQHQPQITAGYSIFVAEVASTVNEVLMINYLLNNEKNQEVRKHLLNHFIDQFKGTYFTQVMFAEFEMKTHEMAEQGIPLNVEVFNQTYETLFREYNGDEMVFDDEVKYGWSRIPHFYRPFYVYKYATGFASAIHLATKILEGDKKTLESYLEFLKSGSSDYPLELLKKTGVDLTSPIPIANSLKRFNELVEEFAKL; translated from the coding sequence ATGAAAAATTACCAATCCAGAGAAGAAGTGCCAGTCATTGAAAAATGGAACTTGGAAGATATCTATTCTGATGTGAGTAAGTGGGAAGAGGATCTTGCACAAATTGAAAAGATGGCGGCAAAGCTGAAGGAATATGATGGTGCTATTAAAGATGGTAAAAGTTTGTATCAATATCTTAAACAAAGGGAAGAGTTGTCTTATAAATTTAATCATGTTTATGCTTATAGCATGCTGATGGTGGATCAGGACACCAGGAATACCGCTTCTCAATCCTTGTTGGACAGGACAAAAGGTTTAAGTGTCAAGGTCAGCGCGTCTAACTCCTTTTTTATGCCATATTTATTGAGCTTGGATGAAGAAAACCTAAAAGGATACATTACAGCTGAAGAGGGACTAAAGTATTTTGAAGAGGACTTAATTGATTCTTTTCGTTATAAGAAACACGTTCTAAATAAAGACCAGGAGGGAATCTTATCTCAGTTAGGTGAAGCACTCTCCGCACCAAGTAATACTTATGGAATGATCAACAATGCAGACATTAAGTTCGGGGAAGTTACTAATGAAAACGGTGAAAAGGTTGAGCTTACAAGGGGAATGTATTCAAAGTTAATAGAAGATGAAGACCGCAGAATACGTCGAGAAGCGTACAAGGCTTACTATAAACCCTATTTAGAATCAAAAAATACAATTGCTTCAACTCTTTCAGCAGCAATAAAAAATAATGTTACCTTAGCAAGGATTCGTCAATATCCTTCAGCTTTAGAGAAAGCACTGTTCGGTGATAAAGTCCCTAAAGAGGTTTATGAGAATCTAATTGCCTCTACAAAAGACAATATAACATCACTTCACCTGTACTCCAAAATTCGTAAAGAAAAATTGCAAATAGATGAACTCCACCAATATGACATGAGTGTCCCACTCGTGCAAGGGGTTAAAATGGTAATTTCTTATGAGGAAGCGTTTGATACCATGCTCAAGGGATTAGCTCCACTCGGTGTGGATTACATTAATATTTTAAAAGAGTTTAAAGCAAATAGATATATTGACGTTCGAGAAACTCCTGGGAAGCGCTCAGGGGCATACAATCTAGGTATATACGGCGTGCATCCATACATTCTTTTGAATCACCAGGACGACTTGGACAGTTTATTTACGCTAGTCCATGAGTGTGGTCATGGTGTTCACAGTAGACTAAGCTCACAGCATCAACCTCAAATCACAGCAGGGTATAGTATCTTTGTAGCCGAAGTGGCATCAACGGTCAATGAAGTATTAATGATTAATTATTTGTTAAACAATGAAAAAAACCAGGAAGTCCGTAAGCACCTTCTAAACCATTTTATTGATCAATTTAAAGGCACCTATTTTACTCAGGTGATGTTTGCAGAATTTGAGATGAAAACCCATGAAATGGCTGAACAGGGGATACCACTAAATGTGGAAGTATTCAACCAAACCTATGAAACACTGTTTAGGGAATACAATGGGGATGAAATGGTGTTCGATGATGAAGTAAAATATGGCTGGTCAAGAATTCCACATTTTTATCGACCTTTTTATGTATATAAATATGCAACTGGATTTGCTTCAGCCATTCATTTGGCTACCAAAATCCTTGAAGGAGATAAAAAAACACTCGAATCATATTTGGAATTCTTAAAAAGTGGCAGTTCAGATTATCCACTTGAATTATTAAAAAAGACAGGTGTGGATTTGACTTCGCCAATACCAATTGCCAATTCCCTAAAACGATTTAATGAGTTAGTGGAAGAGTTCGCAAAATTATAA
- a CDS encoding aldo/keto reductase, translating to MKYQKIANTDLNVSNLVMGNMRLTQLSIPEAEKLIRTAMDEGINFFDHADIYDSGQCEALFAKAIQMNTTIREKMIIQSKCGIRSKENYLDFSKEHILESVNGILKRLKTEYLDILLLHRPDPLMEPAEVAEAFETLHNSGKVKYFGVSNFNPLQIELLQKYIPQKLVINQIQFSIVHTPVIDSGIALNMNIDQAINRDSSILEYCRLHDITLQAWSPFQRGFFEGPFLGDLVHFPELNTLLDTLAAKYGVTNTAIATAWITRHPANIQVVLGTTNPQRLKDACKASEITLTREEWYLIYKAAGNIVP from the coding sequence ATGAAATATCAAAAAATCGCCAACACTGATTTAAATGTTTCTAACCTAGTCATGGGTAATATGCGTTTGACCCAACTTTCAATTCCAGAGGCTGAAAAACTAATCAGGACGGCAATGGATGAAGGAATTAACTTTTTTGATCACGCAGATATTTATGATTCTGGGCAATGTGAAGCCTTATTTGCTAAGGCAATTCAAATGAACACAACTATCCGAGAAAAAATGATTATCCAAAGTAAATGTGGCATCCGCTCTAAAGAAAACTATTTGGATTTTTCTAAAGAACATATTCTCGAGTCAGTTAACGGTATTCTGAAACGTCTAAAAACTGAATATCTTGACATTCTCCTACTACATCGCCCTGACCCGTTAATGGAACCTGCTGAAGTAGCCGAAGCGTTTGAAACACTTCATAATAGTGGAAAAGTAAAGTATTTTGGAGTTTCAAACTTTAATCCCTTACAAATTGAACTGCTGCAAAAATATATTCCACAAAAACTTGTGATAAATCAAATACAATTTAGTATTGTACATACACCTGTTATCGATTCAGGGATTGCTTTAAATATGAATATTGACCAAGCTATCAATCGCGACAGTAGCATCTTGGAATATTGCCGTCTCCATGATATCACTCTACAAGCGTGGTCACCGTTCCAAAGAGGGTTTTTTGAAGGTCCATTTCTCGGTGACTTAGTGCATTTTCCAGAACTGAACACGTTGCTCGACACACTTGCTGCAAAATATGGTGTAACGAATACTGCTATCGCAACTGCTTGGATTACACGTCATCCAGCCAACATTCAGGTTGTACTTGGAACGACCAATCCACAAAGGCTGAAAGATGCCTGTAAAGCATCAGAGATCACCCTAACAAGAGAAGAATGGTACTTAATTTATAAAGCAGCAGGGAATATTGTCCCTTAA
- a CDS encoding helix-turn-helix domain-containing protein, protein MKNAQNRLENYFPNQPEIQDKTKFYKEQKPILSWYSKDIALFYQFKTDTSIPTFLSLIPDGCFDILFCCHPNFPSAFLWTSPLHRRKQPEFKKDCEYFGVRFFPEQSILKVNYPMEELLDKQIPLFDVMSGNKSIIERIASGESFCERIEQFEQFLISTRFKMGKDQNMVEFAIHQIYASRGQLNICDLSTSIGYSQQYIRRKFEEYIGFSPKQFCQVVKFQNSLDMVLVKDKSELYDVIYENGYYDQAHFIKEFKKFIQLTPKEYKKILSHSL, encoded by the coding sequence ATGAAAAATGCTCAGAATAGACTAGAAAACTATTTTCCTAACCAGCCAGAAATTCAAGACAAAACCAAATTCTATAAGGAGCAAAAACCTATTCTCTCTTGGTATAGTAAAGATATCGCTTTGTTTTACCAATTCAAAACAGATACAAGTATTCCTACGTTCCTTTCACTAATTCCAGATGGCTGCTTTGATATTTTATTTTGTTGTCATCCGAATTTTCCATCTGCATTTCTTTGGACCAGTCCACTCCATCGCAGAAAACAGCCTGAATTTAAAAAAGACTGCGAATATTTTGGTGTTCGATTTTTTCCCGAACAAAGTATTTTAAAGGTAAATTACCCTATGGAGGAACTTCTAGATAAGCAAATTCCGCTTTTTGATGTGATGAGTGGAAATAAATCCATAATTGAAAGAATTGCTTCGGGCGAATCTTTCTGTGAAAGAATCGAACAGTTTGAACAATTTTTAATTAGCACCCGCTTTAAAATGGGGAAAGATCAAAATATGGTCGAATTTGCCATACATCAAATTTATGCTTCACGGGGTCAATTGAATATTTGTGATTTATCCACTTCTATTGGATATTCTCAGCAATATATTCGCAGAAAGTTTGAAGAATATATTGGGTTTTCTCCAAAACAATTTTGCCAAGTTGTTAAATTTCAGAATTCCTTAGATATGGTTTTAGTAAAGGATAAATCTGAACTATACGATGTCATTTATGAAAATGGATATTATGATCAAGCGCACTTTATTAAGGAATTCAAGAAATTTATTCAACTTACACCTAAAGAATACAAGAAAATATTAAGCCATAGTCTTTAA
- a CDS encoding aldose epimerase family protein, with amino-acid sequence MKVTKDVFGEVDCQVVKSYQVRTDNGMEFTCIDYGCTITKIVVPDKNGIKENVVLGFDTIEEYLNFSAYFGSVIGRISGRIKNAVFTLNGETFKLAENDNGNNLHGGPHGFNQVIWNSSIEEKKDVVNITFTYTSLDGEEGFPGTLKVKVRYTIKNDNEIIISYQAISDKKTIVNLTNHSYFNLSGDLKRNILTHEVTLKSDSYLELDDQLLPTGTFLPVENTVFDFRNGQQVLQGVNSGHPQTKIVGNGFDHPFLLNTNNDQEISLVDHESGRKLVIETDQPCVVFYSGNALNNKFKIRGVQSVQHLGLCLETQIPPNMIDHPNFLSAILEANELYSTKTKYAFGIV; translated from the coding sequence ATGAAAGTTACTAAAGATGTCTTTGGTGAAGTGGATTGTCAAGTTGTTAAGTCGTATCAAGTGAGAACCGACAATGGAATGGAATTCACTTGTATTGACTATGGTTGCACGATTACAAAGATTGTGGTTCCTGATAAAAACGGTATAAAGGAAAACGTCGTTTTAGGTTTTGATACAATTGAAGAGTACCTAAATTTTTCAGCATATTTTGGTTCTGTCATTGGTCGGATTAGTGGAAGAATTAAAAATGCGGTGTTTACCTTAAACGGGGAAACATTTAAATTAGCAGAAAACGATAATGGAAATAATCTTCATGGGGGACCTCATGGCTTTAATCAAGTTATTTGGAATTCATCAATTGAAGAAAAAAAGGATGTAGTGAACATAACCTTTACCTATACAAGCCTTGATGGTGAAGAAGGGTTCCCAGGCACGTTAAAGGTTAAAGTGAGATATACAATAAAAAATGACAATGAAATCATCATTTCTTATCAAGCTATTTCTGATAAAAAAACAATTGTTAACTTAACGAATCATTCGTATTTTAATTTAAGTGGAGATCTTAAAAGAAACATATTAACACATGAAGTAACATTAAAAAGTGATAGTTATTTAGAGCTTGATGATCAACTTTTGCCAACCGGAACATTTCTTCCTGTTGAAAATACTGTGTTCGATTTTAGAAATGGTCAGCAGGTATTACAAGGAGTCAATTCTGGACATCCCCAAACAAAAATAGTGGGTAATGGGTTTGATCATCCTTTTCTATTAAACACGAATAACGACCAAGAAATTTCACTAGTTGATCATGAAAGTGGGCGGAAACTTGTCATTGAAACAGATCAGCCATGTGTGGTTTTCTATTCTGGAAATGCACTTAATAATAAATTCAAAATAAGAGGGGTTCAATCTGTCCAACATTTAGGTTTGTGTTTAGAGACGCAAATACCACCTAACATGATTGATCATCCTAATTTTCTATCGGCCATTTTGGAAGCAAACGAACTTTATTCAACTAAGACTAAATATGCTTTTGGAATAGTCTAA
- a CDS encoding DHH family phosphoesterase codes for MKLFTDIDLDGLGCGVIAKIAFGEKAYVSYCSYRNLNQRVEHFIDNPDFNDKETYITDLAVNEDVEKKLEKRFNEGHHIQMIDHHVTAMHFNEYKWGMVIPEYDTGKKTCATSLFYDYLIENNKIQGSKALEEFVDLVRQFDTWEWDANDNVTAKRLNDLFYILDKRQFEEEILKRLQENPESFSLTETENLLLDVEDQKIKRYIFSKNRQIVQTTTDDYCIGIVHAEQYLSELGNELHKLNPHLDMIVMLNTGGKKVGFRTIHDHVDVSEFASRFGGGGHPKASGCELSQTLFEKFVVNVFQLSPIKPDPDRNELNVKGASYGTCYENSRGEISYILPLSNENYEVIQNNKKLEQTFDSYESAENYIKRQSNSWLRFDNDSLLQLSTSLSIPVEKVKKNYGKIIKDVIEAI; via the coding sequence ATGAAACTTTTTACAGATATTGACCTAGATGGTCTAGGTTGTGGAGTAATCGCGAAGATTGCCTTTGGAGAAAAAGCTTATGTTTCGTATTGTTCATACCGGAATTTAAACCAACGGGTAGAACATTTTATTGATAACCCGGATTTTAACGATAAAGAAACATATATTACCGACCTTGCAGTTAATGAAGATGTAGAAAAAAAGCTAGAAAAACGATTTAATGAAGGACATCATATACAGATGATTGACCATCATGTCACCGCCATGCATTTTAACGAATACAAATGGGGGATGGTCATTCCTGAATATGACACAGGCAAAAAAACTTGCGCGACTTCTTTATTTTATGATTACTTGATTGAAAATAATAAAATCCAAGGAAGCAAAGCATTGGAGGAATTTGTTGATCTTGTTCGCCAATTTGATACTTGGGAATGGGATGCAAATGATAATGTCACCGCAAAACGACTAAATGATTTATTTTATATTTTGGACAAACGACAGTTTGAAGAAGAAATCTTAAAAAGGTTACAAGAGAATCCCGAATCTTTTTCATTAACTGAAACGGAAAACCTCCTTCTTGACGTGGAAGATCAGAAAATTAAACGATATATTTTTTCTAAAAACAGACAAATTGTCCAAACTACAACCGATGATTATTGCATAGGAATCGTCCATGCTGAGCAATATTTATCAGAACTCGGAAATGAGTTACATAAGTTAAACCCGCATCTGGATATGATTGTTATGCTGAACACTGGAGGCAAAAAAGTGGGCTTCAGGACAATCCACGATCATGTGGATGTTTCCGAATTTGCGTCGCGATTTGGTGGTGGCGGACATCCAAAAGCATCTGGATGTGAATTATCACAAACACTGTTTGAAAAATTTGTTGTCAATGTATTTCAGCTATCTCCAATAAAACCAGACCCTGATAGGAATGAACTAAATGTTAAAGGTGCCTCATATGGTACTTGTTATGAAAACAGTCGGGGAGAAATTTCATATATTCTGCCTTTATCTAACGAGAACTACGAAGTGATTCAAAATAATAAAAAATTAGAACAAACTTTTGATTCATATGAGAGTGCAGAAAATTATATTAAACGTCAGTCCAACTCATGGCTTCGTTTTGATAATGATTCACTTCTCCAACTTTCCACATCACTTTCAATACCAGTGGAAAAGGTAAAAAAGAACTACGGAAAAATCATTAAAGATGTTATTGAAGCTATTTAA